Proteins encoded together in one bacterium window:
- a CDS encoding ribulose-phosphate 3-epimerase: protein MSVKIAPSILSADFARLADAVAAAEAGGADWIHVDVMDGHFVPNLTIGPPVVAALRRVTTLPLDVHLMVEQPERLLDAFADAGADVLTVHVETCPHLHRTVQRIRELGVRPGVALNPATPLESLDEILPYVDLVLVMSVNPGFGGQKYIVTSTRKIARMRGRLDAAGLEKVELEVDGGVSPVTAPEAARAGATVLVAGNAVFNDKASVAENIAALRKAVAG from the coding sequence ATGAGCGTGAAGATCGCGCCTTCGATCCTGTCGGCGGACTTCGCCCGGCTCGCGGACGCGGTCGCCGCGGCCGAGGCCGGCGGGGCCGACTGGATCCACGTGGATGTCATGGACGGGCACTTCGTCCCGAACCTCACCATCGGCCCGCCCGTCGTCGCGGCGCTGCGACGCGTGACGACGCTGCCGCTGGACGTGCACCTGATGGTCGAACAGCCGGAACGGCTGCTCGATGCGTTTGCGGATGCCGGGGCCGACGTCCTCACGGTCCACGTGGAGACGTGCCCGCACCTCCACCGAACGGTGCAGCGGATCCGCGAGCTCGGTGTGCGGCCGGGCGTGGCGCTCAACCCCGCCACGCCGCTCGAGTCGCTGGACGAGATCCTGCCCTACGTGGACCTGGTGCTGGTCATGAGCGTGAACCCCGGTTTCGGCGGGCAGAAGTACATCGTCACCAGCACGCGAAAGATCGCCCGGATGCGGGGGCGTCTCGACGCCGCGGGGCTCGAGAAGGTCGAGCTCGAGGTGGACGGCGGCGTCTCGCCCGTCACCGCGCCCGAGGCGGCCCGCGCCGGCGCCACGGTCCTCGTGGCGGGGAACGCGGTGTTCAACGACAAGGCGAGCGTAGCGGAGAACATCGCTGCACTGCGGAAGGCGGTGGCAGGGTAG